From Micromonospora echinospora, one genomic window encodes:
- a CDS encoding energy-coupling factor transporter transmembrane component T, with amino-acid sequence MTDRATVTGAPAPVTVPHADAPASRLPRTLHPGAWWLWALGLATAASHTTNPLPLALLISTAAFVVVRRRGDAPWALAFRMYLVLGAVIVAMRVVFRVVFGGGQGEHILVRLPEIPLPAWAAGIRLFGPVAVEELLGGFYDGLRLATMLICLGAANALANPKRLLKAVPGALYAVSTAVVVALSVAPQLVESVLRVRRARRLRGGTGKGLRALRGIALPVLADALDRSLALAAAMDSRGYGRTAAVPAGRRAVTGALVLAGLVGVCVGVYGLLDATAPDYLGGPMLLGGLVTALSGMLIAGRQVVRSRYRPDRWRLAELAVTGCGLTAAALVMLAGSVDPALLYPPVSPLNWPELTPLVVLALAVAVAPSWLAPPPAVVRRGTPGGG; translated from the coding sequence ATGACTGACCGTGCCACCGTCACCGGGGCGCCCGCCCCGGTGACGGTTCCCCACGCCGACGCACCGGCCTCCCGTCTGCCCCGGACCCTGCATCCCGGCGCGTGGTGGCTGTGGGCGCTCGGACTCGCCACCGCGGCCAGTCACACCACGAACCCGCTGCCATTGGCCCTGCTGATCAGCACCGCCGCGTTTGTGGTCGTCCGCCGCCGGGGCGACGCCCCCTGGGCGTTGGCGTTCCGGATGTACCTCGTGCTCGGCGCGGTGATCGTCGCCATGCGGGTCGTGTTCCGCGTCGTCTTCGGCGGCGGCCAGGGCGAGCACATCCTGGTTCGGCTACCGGAGATCCCGCTGCCGGCCTGGGCGGCGGGCATCCGGCTGTTCGGGCCGGTCGCCGTCGAGGAACTCCTCGGCGGGTTCTACGACGGACTCCGACTGGCGACCATGCTGATCTGCCTCGGCGCCGCGAACGCCCTGGCCAACCCGAAACGACTACTCAAAGCCGTACCCGGGGCGCTCTACGCGGTGAGCACGGCGGTGGTGGTGGCACTGTCGGTCGCCCCGCAACTGGTGGAGAGCGTGTTGCGAGTACGCCGGGCACGACGCCTGCGCGGAGGCACCGGGAAGGGACTGCGCGCGCTGCGGGGCATCGCCCTGCCGGTGCTCGCCGACGCCCTGGACCGCTCACTGGCGCTGGCCGCCGCGATGGACTCCCGCGGCTACGGCCGTACCGCCGCCGTACCCGCCGGCCGGCGGGCCGTCACCGGCGCGCTGGTGCTCGCCGGACTGGTGGGCGTCTGCGTCGGTGTCTACGGGCTGCTCGACGCCACCGCCCCCGACTACCTCGGCGGGCCGATGCTGCTCGGCGGCCTGGTGACCGCCCTGTCCGGGATGCTGATCGCCGGCCGTCAGGTGGTCCGCAGCCGCTACCGGCCCGACCGGTGGCGGTTGGCCGAACTGGCCGTGACCGGCTGCGGGCTGACCGCCGCCGCCCTGGTGATGCTCGCCGGATCGGTCGACCCGGCCCTGCTCTACCCGCCGGTCAGCCCGCTCAACTGGCCCGAGCTGACCCCGCTGGTGGTGCTGGCGCTCGCAGTCGCCGTGGCACCCTCCTGGCTGGCACCCCCACCCGCCGTGGTACGGCGCGGCACCCCCGGAGGCGGATGA
- a CDS encoding ABC transporter permease — MGRYLAGRLLSAIVVVVAASVVIFGAMQLLPGDAVDVLLAKGAGSGGGTAAQKAALRAELGLDRPLPERYLDWIGGVLRGDLGRSVFSGRPVTEIVAGRLRNTLTLAAVATAVLVPVAVGLGAWAGARAGRARDRAVTVAAVVVGALPEFVTATLLIAVFAYAWPVLPAVSMLDPDASPLSAPEVLVLPVLTLVAVMAPQTIRMVRAQVAEAMASDYVRMARLHGVSERRIVTHHALRNALAPAAPLLAGSITWLVGGIVVVETVFNYPGISADLVHAIGHRDLPYVQSVTLLFAATTVVGYLLADLTVLALVPKLRTQPRQGR, encoded by the coding sequence TTGGGCCGCTACCTCGCCGGACGCCTGTTGAGTGCCATCGTGGTGGTCGTCGCCGCCTCGGTGGTGATCTTCGGGGCGATGCAGCTGCTGCCCGGCGACGCCGTCGACGTCCTCCTCGCCAAGGGTGCCGGCTCCGGCGGTGGCACCGCCGCGCAGAAGGCGGCCCTGCGCGCCGAGCTCGGTCTCGACCGGCCCCTGCCCGAGCGGTACCTGGACTGGATCGGCGGTGTCCTGCGAGGTGACCTCGGCCGATCCGTGTTCTCCGGCCGGCCGGTCACCGAGATCGTCGCCGGTCGGCTCCGCAACACCCTGACCCTGGCTGCGGTGGCGACCGCGGTCCTCGTCCCGGTCGCGGTCGGCCTCGGCGCCTGGGCCGGTGCCCGTGCCGGTCGCGCCCGCGACCGGGCTGTCACCGTCGCCGCCGTCGTCGTCGGCGCGCTACCCGAGTTCGTCACCGCCACCCTGCTGATCGCGGTCTTCGCCTACGCCTGGCCGGTACTGCCGGCCGTGTCCATGCTCGACCCCGACGCCAGTCCGCTGTCCGCTCCCGAGGTCCTCGTGCTACCGGTCCTCACGCTGGTCGCGGTGATGGCCCCCCAGACGATCCGGATGGTCCGGGCGCAGGTGGCCGAGGCGATGGCCTCGGACTACGTGAGGATGGCGCGGCTGCACGGCGTGTCCGAACGGCGCATCGTCACCCACCACGCCCTACGGAACGCCCTCGCACCGGCGGCACCGCTCCTCGCGGGCAGCATCACCTGGCTGGTCGGCGGCATCGTCGTGGTCGAGACCGTCTTCAACTATCCCGGCATCTCGGCCGACCTGGTCCACGCGATCGGACACCGCGACCTGCCCTACGTACAGTCCGTGACCCTGCTCTTCGCCGCCACCACCGTCGTCGGCTACCTGCTGGCCGACCTGACAGTCCTGGCGCTGGTGCCGAAACTGCGCACGCAGCCCAGGCAGGGCCGATGA
- a CDS encoding cell wall anchor protein gives MPLSRLRRPGLGVATTTALVALAATAPSLAAPSTAADPDAARDAATWLAREFTDGALPGPFGGQDWGLTIDGLLALTAADVAEPTRRAATEQVAAHVRSYNSYDDWGIEGFTDGGATAKLLYAATAAGAEPTDFGGFDLRAETLALVAGADSGDQRGRITSRTTDASGPDASNTFDQAFAVLGLARSGELPQDTVDFLVRQQCAVGGFRLYPDADDKPTCDAQATPTLDVDSTAMAVQALLTAAEDGATGAAGAARRGADWLQTQQQADGSFGGSGPTSGTNANSTGLAAQALAAAGRDTAATRAAAALVALQLTTATGGAAAADAGAIAYNAETLTAARTSGLGENDRDQWRRATAQALLGLAQVPLGRIGLDPPVSPSPSPSITASPTPSGSPSPSGSATPTLTPSHSDSPTPPTPTPTATTPSATPSTTPVGGGLPTTGASVITYLLVALLLIGGGTALVVLTRRRAT, from the coding sequence ATGCCCCTGTCCCGGCTCCGACGTCCCGGTCTCGGCGTCGCCACGACGACCGCGCTCGTCGCCCTCGCCGCCACCGCACCCAGCCTCGCGGCCCCGTCCACCGCAGCCGACCCGGACGCCGCCCGCGACGCCGCGACCTGGCTGGCCCGCGAGTTCACCGACGGCGCCCTGCCCGGCCCGTTCGGTGGCCAGGACTGGGGCCTGACCATCGACGGTCTCCTCGCACTGACCGCCGCCGACGTCGCCGAGCCGACCCGCCGCGCGGCCACCGAACAGGTCGCGGCCCACGTCCGGTCGTACAACAGCTACGACGACTGGGGCATCGAGGGCTTCACCGACGGCGGCGCGACGGCGAAACTGCTCTACGCCGCCACCGCCGCCGGCGCGGAGCCGACCGACTTCGGCGGCTTCGACCTGCGGGCGGAGACGCTGGCCCTGGTCGCCGGAGCGGACAGTGGCGACCAGCGGGGCCGCATCACCAGCCGCACCACCGATGCCAGCGGCCCCGACGCCAGCAACACCTTCGACCAGGCGTTCGCCGTGCTCGGACTGGCCCGCAGCGGTGAACTACCACAGGACACCGTGGACTTCCTCGTCCGCCAGCAGTGCGCGGTGGGTGGCTTCCGGCTGTACCCCGACGCCGACGACAAGCCGACCTGCGACGCGCAGGCCACGCCGACCCTGGACGTCGACTCGACCGCCATGGCGGTGCAGGCCCTGCTGACCGCGGCCGAAGACGGCGCCACCGGCGCCGCCGGCGCGGCCCGGCGCGGCGCCGACTGGCTGCAGACCCAGCAGCAGGCCGACGGGTCGTTCGGCGGTTCCGGCCCCACCAGCGGCACGAACGCCAACAGCACCGGACTGGCCGCACAGGCCCTCGCCGCCGCCGGACGCGACACCGCCGCCACCCGGGCCGCCGCCGCCCTGGTCGCGCTGCAACTGACCACGGCGACCGGCGGGGCTGCCGCCGCCGACGCCGGCGCGATCGCCTACAACGCCGAGACCCTGACGGCGGCCCGCACGTCGGGCCTGGGGGAGAACGACCGCGACCAGTGGCGTCGCGCCACCGCCCAGGCGCTGCTCGGCCTGGCGCAGGTACCCCTCGGCCGGATCGGCCTCGACCCACCCGTCTCGCCCAGCCCCTCGCCGAGCATCACCGCCTCGCCGACCCCCAGCGGTTCACCGTCACCGTCCGGCTCCGCCACGCCCACCCTGACACCGAGCCACTCCGACAGCCCCACCCCACCGACCCCGACGCCGACCGCGACGACCCCTTCCGCCACCCCGAGCACCACACCGGTCGGCGGCGGCCTGCCCACCACGGGTGCCTCCGTCATCACGTACCTCCTGGTGGCGCTGCTGCTCATCGGCGGCGGAACGGCCCTGGTGGTGCTCACCCGCCGGCGGGCGACGTGA
- a CDS encoding peptidase: protein MVVRLSRHRLLTLLCGVLTALTLVTPTLTAPAQAVANRPDAAAGWLARQLVDGERFEVVFDGVAYPDPGLTLDAVFAFAAAGVADDPAARALAWVTRPDIRDGYLGDGTTEAYAGATAKLTLAVQVRGGDPTAVGGLDLVTRLRSLQAPDGRFTDRSAYGDYSNAFSQSLAILALARTATGVPPTAGEWLAGTRCPDGGYPVLPAQPTCVPDVDATALAVQALRAAGRPADATAGLNWLVSVQRTDGGFTNAAGTANANSTGLAAQALRDGGRPLAWARARSFLVGLQVGCAGVPADRGAVDFDGGTLDRDTLNRATTQAVLGLTGVGYPRLTAVGADPDAPTLPCR from the coding sequence ATGGTCGTCCGCCTGAGCCGGCACCGCCTGCTCACCCTCCTCTGCGGTGTCCTCACCGCCCTCACGCTCGTCACACCCACACTCACCGCACCCGCGCAGGCCGTGGCGAACCGGCCCGACGCCGCAGCCGGCTGGCTGGCCCGGCAGCTCGTCGACGGGGAACGCTTCGAGGTCGTCTTCGACGGCGTCGCCTACCCCGACCCCGGACTGACCCTGGACGCGGTGTTCGCCTTCGCCGCGGCCGGCGTCGCCGACGACCCGGCCGCCCGGGCGCTGGCCTGGGTCACCCGCCCCGACATCCGCGACGGCTACCTCGGCGACGGCACCACCGAGGCGTACGCGGGCGCGACCGCCAAGCTCACCCTCGCCGTGCAGGTGCGGGGCGGCGACCCGACCGCCGTGGGCGGACTCGACCTGGTCACCCGCCTGCGGTCACTCCAGGCACCGGACGGCCGGTTCACCGACCGGTCCGCGTACGGCGACTACAGCAACGCCTTCAGTCAGTCCTTGGCGATCCTCGCGCTGGCCCGGACCGCCACCGGCGTCCCACCCACCGCAGGCGAGTGGCTCGCCGGCACCCGCTGCCCCGACGGCGGCTACCCGGTGCTGCCCGCCCAACCGACCTGCGTCCCCGACGTGGACGCCACCGCCCTGGCGGTGCAGGCGCTGCGGGCCGCCGGCCGACCGGCCGACGCCACCGCCGGACTCAACTGGCTGGTCTCCGTGCAGCGCACCGACGGAGGCTTCACCAACGCGGCCGGCACCGCGAACGCCAACAGCACCGGGCTGGCCGCCCAGGCGCTGCGCGACGGTGGCCGACCCCTGGCCTGGGCCAGGGCCCGGAGTTTCCTGGTCGGACTCCAGGTCGGCTGCGCCGGTGTGCCCGCCGACCGGGGCGCGGTCGACTTCGACGGCGGCACCCTCGACCGGGACACCCTCAACCGGGCGACCACCCAGGCCGTCCTCGGACTGACCGGGGTCGGCTACCCACGGCTCACCGCCGTCGGCGCCGACCCGGACGCCCCCACCCTGCCCTGCCGCTGA
- a CDS encoding ABC transporter substrate-binding protein yields the protein MNRRSDRVAGAADRRALLKGVMSGAVLLGVPGWAGCGTQEPTAAQGGVPRRGGNLRVVTSGASTTDDVLDPHLAGSWGGGAVAKNIFDKLVAYDNDLTLRPRLAERLEPNADGTVWRIVLRKGVVWHDGKPLTADDVLWSVKRIIDPANKLPAAADLAMVDLAGSRRVDDLTVELRMKHPMADLGALLAGWYVYVIQNGTTSFDKAHPPVGTGPFRFDSWTPGERTRLVRNERYWEPAKPYVDSVEILLASDADARLNVFLSGRADIVHQLSHVQAKAQQGNRQLGIRQSPVGTMHAFNMLIDREPFDDPRVREALKLTVDRQAIVDAVLFGYGEVGNDLYGKGAPNYADAIPQRPHDPQRARALLREAGRENLKVTLHTADVTPGYVQAALLYAEQAKQAGITIEVVKSERSSYWTDVYLKQPFTQTSWGSYALEWFYGQAVVSDALSNETAWKRPAWDAKFAVARGTIDPALRRERYRELQQELWADGGYIIHSYARWLDGVSPRVRGFTEATVASDDWCNYADVWL from the coding sequence GTGAACAGACGTAGCGATCGCGTGGCCGGGGCCGCCGACCGACGCGCGTTGCTCAAGGGTGTGATGTCCGGCGCCGTGCTGCTGGGCGTGCCCGGATGGGCCGGATGCGGGACGCAGGAGCCGACGGCAGCGCAGGGCGGGGTGCCGCGCCGTGGCGGGAATCTGCGGGTCGTCACCTCGGGGGCAAGCACCACCGACGATGTGCTCGACCCGCATCTGGCCGGCTCGTGGGGCGGCGGAGCGGTGGCGAAGAACATCTTCGACAAGCTCGTCGCCTACGACAACGACCTGACTCTGCGTCCACGGTTGGCCGAGCGCCTGGAGCCGAACGCCGACGGCACGGTCTGGCGGATCGTCCTGCGTAAGGGCGTGGTCTGGCACGACGGCAAGCCGCTGACCGCCGACGACGTCCTGTGGAGTGTCAAGCGGATCATCGACCCGGCGAACAAGCTGCCGGCCGCCGCCGACCTCGCCATGGTCGACCTCGCCGGATCACGACGGGTCGACGACCTGACGGTCGAGTTGCGCATGAAGCACCCGATGGCCGACCTCGGGGCGCTGCTGGCCGGCTGGTACGTCTACGTGATCCAGAACGGCACCACCAGCTTCGACAAGGCCCACCCGCCCGTCGGCACCGGTCCGTTCCGGTTCGACAGCTGGACGCCGGGCGAGCGCACCCGCCTGGTGCGCAACGAGCGCTACTGGGAGCCGGCAAAGCCCTACGTGGACAGCGTGGAGATCCTCCTCGCGTCGGACGCTGACGCCCGGCTCAACGTGTTCCTCTCCGGGCGGGCCGACATCGTGCACCAGTTGTCCCATGTGCAGGCCAAGGCCCAGCAGGGCAACCGGCAACTCGGCATTCGCCAGTCCCCGGTCGGGACCATGCACGCGTTCAACATGCTCATCGACCGTGAACCGTTCGACGACCCCAGGGTGCGCGAGGCGTTGAAGCTGACGGTGGATCGCCAGGCCATCGTCGACGCGGTGTTGTTCGGCTACGGCGAGGTCGGCAACGACCTGTACGGCAAGGGCGCGCCGAACTACGCCGACGCGATCCCGCAGCGGCCCCACGACCCCCAACGGGCGCGGGCGCTGCTGCGCGAGGCCGGCAGGGAGAACCTGAAGGTCACCCTGCACACCGCCGACGTCACGCCCGGGTACGTGCAGGCGGCGCTGCTCTACGCCGAGCAGGCCAAGCAGGCGGGCATCACCATCGAGGTGGTGAAGTCGGAGCGGTCGTCGTACTGGACCGACGTGTATCTCAAGCAGCCCTTCACCCAGACCAGCTGGGGTAGCTACGCTCTGGAGTGGTTCTACGGCCAGGCGGTCGTGTCCGATGCGCTCAGTAACGAGACCGCCTGGAAGCGCCCCGCCTGGGACGCGAAGTTCGCCGTCGCCCGGGGCACCATCGACCCGGCGCTGCGCCGGGAGCGGTACCGGGAACTGCAACAGGAACTGTGGGCCGACGGTGGATACATCATCCACTCCTACGCCAGATGGCTCGACGGGGTGAGCCCTCGGGTGCGGGGTTTCACGGAGGCCACCGTCGCCAGCGACGACTGGTGCAACTACGCCGACGTGTGGCTGTGA